In the Candidatus Thermoplasmatota archaeon genome, CTTCTCGACACAAACGGGAATCTTGAGAGAGACCTCGGCAGAACCTGAGCGGCCGCTCGTGACGACTCCCACGGTCGTGGCCGTCCCCACGCTCAGCATCAAGGGTTCATTTGTCTTGAGGCTCTCCACTGCAAGCTCGGACGCGACGCCCACGACCCTCTGCATGAGCTCCGTCCTGAATGTGATCTCGCTGGTGACCTCAGGCAGAGTCCCGGGGGCTCCGGCGATCCTTCCGACGAATGAATCGGATTTTGTGTAAGTTGGGTCCAAACCGGTCCCGATAGCAACGAGTCCTCCCGGTCCTGCGATTTCCAGCGTCGTTCCGCCGGCATAGAGCGACCTGACCTTGGTGGTGATCGTCTCCCAGCTGACCTTGCTCCCGACCTCGACCTTCCTGCCCGGTCTGATTTCGATCTCGTCCCCGACCTTGAGCTTTCCTTGGGTCAGAGAGCCGCCTATGACTCCGCCCTTGAGCTGATCTATTTCCGTGCCAGGGACATTGATGTCGAACGACCGCGCGACATACATCCTAGCAGGCTTGGACTTGTCCCACTTCGGTGTCGGAATCGTCTTCTCAATGGCCTCGATCAGCATGTCGATGTTGACGTCGTGGTGCGCGGATATGGGTATGATCGGCGCCTTCTCGGCGATCGTGCCCTTGATGAAGTCCTGGATCTCCTTGAAATTCTCTCTGGCCTGCTCCTTGGAGACGATGTC is a window encoding:
- a CDS encoding translation initiation factor IF-2 subunit gamma, translating into MKVPSQPETNIGMIGHVDHGKTMLTKALTGEWTDRHSEEVKRGISIRLGYADVAFYKCKSCDAPECYTNQPTCPNCKGECDLLRSVSFVDAPGHETLMATMLSGAAIMNGALLLVAANEKCPQPQTREHLMALTIIGVDKVVVVQNKIDIVSKEQARENFKEIQDFIKGTIAEKAPIIPISAHHDVNIDMLIEAIEKTIPTPKWDKSKPARMYVARSFDINVPGTEIDQLKGGVIGGSLTQGKLKVGDEIEIRPGRKVEVGSKVSWETITTKVRSLYAGGTTLEIAGPGGLVAIGTGLDPTYTKSDSFVGRIAGAPGTLPEVTSEITFRTELMQRVVGVASELAVESLKTNEPLMLSVGTATTVGVVTSGRSGSAEVSLKIPVCVEKGQRIAISRRISGKWRLIGYGAVE